A stretch of DNA from Planctomycetaceae bacterium:
AAGTCGATGAATCGCGGCGGGAGGAGATTTCTGAACTGCTGCTTAGCGCTGCTCGAACCGGTGCCCGCGGACTGGAACACTACATACCGGCAATGGTCGTGTGGAAAACTGACGAGACCGAAAAGGTCATTCTCAGCATCAGCAACGACCGTCACTTCCACAGAGAAGCCGAAGCTTTGATGAAGGCTCTGGCAGATCTGAAGACCGAACAGAGTGCGAAGATGCTGGCCAGCGCCGTGGCCGACTTCCACAACGGTGACAAGTCGGTGCAATATCTGAACGAGATGGGACCGTTCGCCGAAGATGCGGTGCTGGACTACATCGAACACCGCGATGAACGAACTCGGGAACGCGTCTACAACGTGCTGGCAGTCATCGGCGGACGACGCAGTCTTTCCGCCGTCAACAAAAATCTGCGGCAGGAAACGAACGCACGCATGAAGGCGATCGCCGCCGAATGCTCCGAAGTGATCCGCAAACGCATGAAGGAAGAAGAATCAGGGGAAACCGAAGAAGCCGGCGACTCCGCAGAATAGGAGTTCAGGCCGAGACCAGCCCGCGGCTTACCGTGCGGCTGCCTGCCACACGACGGGCTTCGTCCTATCCATCTGATCGCGCCGTCACCGATCCCGCCGACAATGTTCGCGCCGTTACCGGGGATCACCGGCCAGTCGCCTGCTCACTGTCCGCATCGGCGGCACGTCTGGTGAATTTTCGTGAGACCCGGTTCGCCAGCCGCTCGCCGAGACGCGGGAAGATCTCCCGAAAGACCGAAGCCGGCCGAATGGGCGGATAGTTGATGATGATTTCCGGAGCGCCGGACCGGACGGCCTTCACAACACCGTCTGCCACCTTCTCGGCAGTTGTTCCTCCCAGCACCGTCGAGGTTCGACGTCCGGTTGCCGCCACAATCCGGTCATAGATGCCTCCCGACGCCGTGAAGCCGGGACAGATGGCCGTCGATGAAATGCCGCGGTCCAGAAACTCGCCGCGAAGTCCCTGCGTGAACGCGATCAAGCCGGCTTTGGTCGCGCCGTACACGGCACCGTATGGCGGACAGTGCTTGCCGGCTGTCGAGGCCATGTTGATGATCGTGCCGCGCCCCTGACTCAGCATGTGCGGAATCACCAGCCGCGTCAGCAGTATCGTACCCGTCAGATTGATTTCGATCGTCTGCAGAATCTGGTCGATCGGCACCGACTCGAAGTGACAAAAACAGTCGACGCCGGCATTGTTGATCAGAATGTCGATCGCACCAAAACGTTCGATCGCCGCGTCGACGAGGCGCGAAAGATCGTTGGGATCGGATACATCCGCAGGAAACACCAGGGACCCTTCTCCGCTGGGATCGATCTGCTGCTGAGCGGCCAGCAGTCGTTCCGGCGACCGGGCGGCCAGCACAAGCCGGCATCCCTGTGCTGCCAAAGCCCGGGATACTGCCAGCCCGATTCCGGCAGAAGCGCCGGTTATCAGAGCAACCTGGTCTTTCATCGGGAATCCTCAAACAGCGGAGCTGATAACAACGAACCGAAGTTTGGACAGTACCACAGGAAGGCCGAACGTCGCCGACATCCCGGCGCTGCCCCAGGCGGTAACGCGTGTAACGGAGATCGACGGCGCCGGGCGGTTCCGTCGGCCAAAAACTGCAGTTCCTTCACGCTGCGGCATCCGCGGCATTGCCGGACGACATTGCGGACAGTTCCTCGCGGATCACTGTGGAAAGCGTCACTTCAACCTGTCTCAGGCAATCGGCGATCAGTGCTCCGTCCATGACCCGGTGGTCGTACGCCAGAGTCACGCGGCAACGGCCATCCGAATCCAGCGGTCCGTACGTCAGACACGCCGTGTGAATGGAAGGCGGCACCTGGATCTCAGCGCCCCGGCTGGCCAGAGTCGACAGAAAGAAGGTTCCCAGACGTTTGGCTCGTCTGTCCGTAGCGACATTCAGGTTCCACCACCACACCATTCGGCGAAGCCAGGTCGGCAGCGCTGCCAGTTGCAGTTGCCTTTGAAAAACGGCTTCCGGATCGTCGCTGCGGAACGAATCGATGCGCTGCTGGATTTCGGACAGCGGCAAAGTTTCCGGAGCGGCAATTCTTCCCCAGAACAGCCACGGCTCATCACGGAACTGCCGCTGCACAGTGACAAGTCCCACGCTGCGCGAATGCTGGAATAAGTGCGCCCACGGCCAGCGATACCACGTCTGCCGCAGTTCGGGAACGCGCTGCGCGACAACGGCGAATGCCTTCAGGAACACAGCCGGCCAGGAAATCCGTGTGGCACAGGATGCGCGAGCGGCCGCAACGGACGACAGGTCACACATCCGATCGTGTCCGCACTGCGGGACGAGACGGTTGAAGTGCAGCAGATCCCAGGTCAGCCGCCGACATGCGGGAACTGCGAATCGACGTCCATTTCGGTGCTCCGACATTCCATGCCTCCTGCGACGAATGATGCCTGTCAGGATTCCCCGACCGGACAGGCAGTCCCTGCCGACGCGGCGGTGCAACGTCCCCGGCCGCGCGGGTCAGCAATGTTCTATCCCACAGCGATCCACGGAGCGATCACCAGTGCCGTGACCGAAACCAGCTTCAGCAGAATATTCAAAGCCGGGCCGGAAGTATCCTTGAACGGGTCACCCACCGTGTCTCCAACAACGGAAGCGGCGTGAGGTTCGGATCCCTTGCCATACGTTTCGGCGCCGACGGTGATTCCGCCTTCAATCATTTTCTTGGCGTTGTCCCACGCGCCGCCGGCATTCGACTGAAAGATGGCCAGCAGTACCCCGCTGACGGTGACTCCGGCCAGCAGTCCGCCGAGCATGTGCGGCCCGCCGAAGAGTCCGGTCAGAATCGGCGCGGCGATCGCCAGCAATCCCGGAAGAATCATCTCCTTCAGCGACGCTCGGGTGGAGATTGCGATGCAGCGGTCACATTCGACCTTCTGCATGGCTTTCTTCATGTCCGACTGGTCGGATTCGCTCCACTCTTCCTGCGCCACGCCCTCATTGCGGTTGCAGACTTCCAAAGCGTGTTTCAGTTCGGGAATTTCGCGGAACTGCCGGCGGACTTCTTCGATCATGCTGCGAGCCGCTCGTCCCACGGCCTGCATCGCCAGTGCGGAAAACAAATAGGGC
This window harbors:
- a CDS encoding SDR family NAD(P)-dependent oxidoreductase, whose protein sequence is MKDQVALITGASAGIGLAVSRALAAQGCRLVLAARSPERLLAAQQQIDPSGEGSLVFPADVSDPNDLSRLVDAAIERFGAIDILINNAGVDCFCHFESVPIDQILQTIEINLTGTILLTRLVIPHMLSQGRGTIINMASTAGKHCPPYGAVYGATKAGLIAFTQGLRGEFLDRGISSTAICPGFTASGGIYDRIVAATGRRTSTVLGGTTAEKVADGVVKAVRSGAPEIIINYPPIRPASVFREIFPRLGERLANRVSRKFTRRAADADSEQATGR